A part of Actinobaculum sp. 313 genomic DNA contains:
- a CDS encoding 5'-nucleotidase C-terminal domain-containing protein, translated as MKHSRLLLAALAAGTLIVSPQPIAAADEGDSNLTILATTDIHGHVFNWDYFRDAPYPQGSTPELGMARVDTIVDNVRNEKGAQSVLVVDNGDAVQGTPLTYLAAMQPDKLPYSTNPMAEAFNTIGYDVQVVGNHEFNYGMDYLYNYERQLNFPLLGANVVKAGTNDPVFKPYVMVDKEVNGKTVKVGVLGVVTPGVRVWDKHHVQGVLEFRDCVLTAQQYVPQIKAEGADVVVVLIHSGLDAPGVPWDASLLQENVAESLSTKVNDVDVVVGGHSHVVNKASVVYHAPDGDPVLFTQPYVWARSVSEVTVPLEADGDGFRVAWPETDAEIGALAVPLETKDVADSPDITGNAVLTADHAATIEYVNTTVSTSTEELSAATSYYEDTPILDYIGMVQTETVANALKGTEHEGIPVLSQVSPFSRTAVFPQGNVTIKDIAGLYIYENTLLGVKLTGAQIKEYLEYSARYFVQVEEGATFDPETGVNALYPGATRGIMDYNYDALTGVDYLIDVSKPVGERIVGLSRNGVPVVDDDVFILAINNYRQGGGGNYPHVVNAPIVYDETQEIRQLIIDRASADGVIDPANFFVDNWALVTSTPNPTVTLSADNAKVGDEVTATLSGFVPNRAVAVSLHSDPVEVAKVTTDGAGAASVSFEVPTGVAAGEHTVVVTQSPLKASAKLTVAARANAKPSASASSGSGSGGSGATASTGASGSGTGKTGSEAGGKGATKVRTGTLARTGADTQGLVAVALFLMISGGMLAARRRVA; from the coding sequence ATGAAACACTCACGACTCCTGCTCGCCGCACTCGCGGCGGGCACGCTTATCGTCTCGCCGCAACCGATCGCGGCAGCGGATGAGGGCGACAGTAATCTGACCATTCTGGCCACGACGGATATCCATGGGCACGTCTTCAATTGGGACTACTTCCGAGACGCACCCTATCCGCAGGGTAGTACGCCCGAGCTTGGTATGGCGCGCGTTGACACCATCGTGGACAATGTCCGCAATGAGAAGGGGGCACAGTCCGTACTGGTCGTTGACAACGGTGACGCGGTCCAAGGTACTCCGCTCACCTATCTGGCGGCCATGCAACCGGATAAGTTGCCGTACTCCACGAATCCCATGGCGGAGGCCTTCAACACAATCGGCTATGACGTGCAGGTGGTTGGTAACCACGAGTTCAACTACGGGATGGACTACCTGTACAACTACGAGCGTCAGTTGAACTTCCCCTTGCTGGGTGCGAATGTGGTGAAAGCGGGCACAAACGATCCGGTGTTCAAGCCGTACGTAATGGTCGATAAGGAGGTGAACGGCAAGACGGTTAAGGTGGGCGTGCTCGGCGTTGTCACGCCCGGCGTCCGCGTGTGGGACAAGCACCATGTGCAGGGCGTCTTGGAGTTCCGCGATTGCGTGCTCACCGCCCAGCAGTACGTGCCGCAGATAAAGGCAGAGGGGGCCGACGTCGTCGTCGTACTGATTCACTCCGGCCTGGATGCACCGGGTGTTCCGTGGGACGCCAGTCTGCTGCAGGAAAATGTTGCAGAGTCGTTGTCCACGAAAGTCAACGATGTCGACGTAGTAGTTGGCGGTCACTCGCATGTGGTCAATAAGGCCTCGGTGGTCTACCATGCTCCCGATGGCGATCCGGTACTATTCACGCAACCGTACGTCTGGGCTCGTTCCGTGTCCGAGGTGACGGTGCCTCTGGAGGCAGATGGCGACGGTTTCCGTGTTGCCTGGCCGGAAACGGATGCGGAGATCGGCGCGCTAGCGGTGCCACTGGAAACCAAAGATGTGGCTGACTCTCCTGATATCACCGGCAATGCGGTTCTCACCGCGGATCATGCGGCGACGATTGAGTACGTGAATACGACCGTTTCCACCTCCACCGAGGAACTCTCGGCGGCAACGTCCTACTATGAGGACACCCCGATTCTCGACTATATCGGCATGGTGCAAACCGAGACCGTGGCAAACGCGCTGAAGGGAACCGAGCATGAAGGTATTCCGGTACTGTCTCAGGTTTCCCCCTTCTCGCGTACTGCGGTCTTCCCACAGGGCAATGTGACTATCAAGGATATTGCCGGGCTGTACATCTACGAGAACACGCTGCTGGGTGTAAAGCTGACCGGAGCGCAGATCAAGGAGTACCTGGAGTACTCGGCCCGCTACTTTGTGCAGGTTGAGGAAGGGGCAACCTTCGATCCGGAGACTGGTGTTAACGCCCTATACCCCGGAGCAACGCGTGGGATCATGGATTATAACTATGACGCGCTGACTGGAGTCGATTACCTCATTGACGTCTCCAAGCCGGTGGGTGAACGCATTGTTGGATTGTCACGTAATGGCGTGCCGGTGGTCGACGACGACGTCTTTATTCTTGCGATAAACAACTACCGACAGGGCGGTGGTGGCAATTATCCGCACGTGGTAAACGCACCGATCGTGTATGACGAGACGCAGGAGATCCGTCAGCTCATTATTGATCGCGCCTCGGCCGACGGCGTGATCGATCCGGCGAACTTCTTCGTCGACAACTGGGCCCTGGTGACGTCGACGCCAAATCCGACAGTGACACTGTCTGCCGACAATGCGAAGGTTGGTGACGAGGTTACAGCCACCCTGAGCGGGTTCGTTCCTAACCGTGCGGTGGCGGTGAGCTTGCATTCGGATCCGGTAGAGGTGGCGAAGGTCACCACTGATGGCGCAGGTGCCGCGTCGGTGAGTTTTGAGGTGCCGACTGGAGTCGCTGCGGGCGAGCATACCGTTGTGGTGACACAATCTCCACTGAAGGCTTCGGCGAAACTCACCGTTGCAGCCAGGGCGAATGCTAAGCCGAGTGCGAGTGCGAGCAGTGGTTCTGGCTCCGGTGGTTCTGGGGCTACGGCGAGTACCGGTGCGAGCGGGTCAGGGACTG